aaATCAGATATTATGCCACAATTAAATCAATAGTATCTACATCCATCAACCACATTGGGTAAAAATCTTCCATCCAATATGAACGAGAAGGATGATATAAAACAAAATGTGTTAAACAGTGCATTAATCTAAATCTAAATTTGACACATGAGATAAAATAAAATGCGCTAAACAGTGCATTAATCTAAATCTAAATTTGACACTATATAAGTCATCCTCTCGTCTTGAATTACTTTGGTGTTCAAAAATTATGTCCACAAGGTCGTATTTTAATGTGTTTCAATGATGTAGgtcataaattaaatacatgaaGATACTTAACATTGTTTGGAACTTGTCATGAAGTTTTCTTTTATAGAAATTAATTTAAAGTATCATGGGAAAGTACTACAAATCTTATTCCCAGCTTGTAAATCCttaattttcccaaaattttataattttccaTGAAAGAAACTCTTAcatattggatgtgatgaaatataacaaaattgtGTATTCAATATGTTAGTATCATCTCAGTGATAGATACAGATGTGAGCACAGTTGATagacaacatatcaaaactatatatatatatattaaaaatgtgAATTTTTATATAGTAGAATAGTATATCATCCACATGAATAAATGGTTTTTCAAGAGAGAAAGGGCAACTGCATTGCATAGTTGAAGAGCTCAACTTCTAAAAACCGAACTTCAAAAAGCAATTACTAGATTCCAAGGTATGAACTTACAAATTTACACAAACCATATACCCAAAAACTTCATAACAACAAGCTGTCGCAAGTTCGAGATAAACACATTACTCACTTAAACCCGTGATCTCCCATCACTCGGCTTTCTACAAGCCATCGACTTTTGAAGAAACTGAAATTCTtccatggatttttttttaacccTATTGATCTTTTGCTTTGCCTTGGTCGCTTCCGTCAAGTTCATATAGCTTCGTTTATTATAGTTGTTGTTGCTATCTTCTGTTATATCTGAAGTAACATTGTTTCTTGAAATTGGAGTAGTGATAATGGATGACGAAGTCGAGCTTTCTTCGTGCCTAAAATCAGAACTCGGGCTGGAAGATGAATGATTAGCAGCTTCTCCTAATATGGGTGGCGGCTTTGCTGATATTCTTGTACTGATGTTGTTTTTCCTGACTTTCACTAAAGTTGGTTCGGCTGATCTTGGATGAATATTTCTTTTGGTGGACTCTATGGAGGTTTTGGAAAGTGGAGTTTTGCAAGAAGCATGCTTGTTCGATTGCTCCATTAGCCTGGTTTCCCAAGGTTTTGCAGCCATCCAACGTTCTAGCCAGCTCCAACCCCAGCTTTTTTTATCCAATTGGTTGTTTTTCACCCGAGAATCAATGCTTTGGCTTGACTTCTGCTGCTggataaatcaagaaaataatcaaaacgCAACACACTTAACCATTCAATATAAGCCTCCGTACGCAACATATTCATTTGAAATTGAAACTTATTGGACACGAGGGAGAAAGGGTTGACTGCCTAGTGCCTCGCTCGCCCTTGTGCGGTTTGCGCTCACAAAAAACAGGAGAACAAAGATTAATCCAAATCTTTTGCATACACAATACCTTTTGAGCGAGAGAGTATGCAATTGCCCTTTCTCTCTTGAAAGCTCCCTCTTGCCTCATGTGTATCTTTGCCTTAATCTCCTCAAGAGTTCCTCTACTTCCACACCACCCATCCTGAAGAGTCcaataaaaaacaattaatcGTCAACAGAATAAGCTGAGAGGCGATCTAATGTAATCGGGAGGTCCTTACATACTAAATGgaccttttttttttactggAACGGGGGATGATCTCTGCACATATATACCCAGAACCCATTCAACCAAAACTCTACACCATGGGTTCCATTAGCAACTAATTAGCATTAATTCCTTTCTAAGTaaataaccaaaaataaaaaataaaaatcgatgTGCGATAAGCGTGCTACCACCCATCATGATGGATCCGGCACTAGTCCTCAACAAATNTGTCTTGAGAAAACTCGGGATAGAAATGGGTGAACCAAATGGCTAAAAAAAAATAGTCGAGGCAAGAGTTTGactctttttccttaaaacgatATTGCCCCGCCCCGGTGCTCACGGTTGTTGACAATTCGtttcccaagatacaacgactACGACTTTAAAATAGTAGCACTACAAATTTCAAAGCCACACGAACTTGAGATGTTTAGAACGCTATCAagatggtatgcaaactttctAGTTTCGAATTCTAAGcgttaaacttaaaaatccaaTAAANACTACAGCAGCCACTGCGGCAGTGAATGCATCGTTATTGTTCTTCAGTGACATAGAATCAAATGAACACTCCGAGCCGCCAACAAATCTCCCATTTCTTCTGAAACTTTTCCACGAGGACGCACCAAAATCCCCCAAAGAACTCTTCCTCCATAACCTCCATTTGCTGCTCTTCTCCCCCAACTTTtcctttaaaacatgtaacatccAACATAAAGATCATGAATGAAGTGAAACAAGATGAtacatgacaaaaaaaaaatcaggaaaaaacGCAAATTTAGTCAGAATCTGCATGAAATATCTGTGGGTTCTTGATCTTACATAGTAGTCATCTTTTGCAGGCTTCTTGAGTCCTATCAATGCTTTAACCCACTTCCCCGAAGCACCCATTCGAGAAAACCTCTGAAAATAAGCAAGCTCCAATtcctaaaaaaaaatctaaaaaaagaGCAGGAGAGAAGACATAAGgtttgttgaatttatgaaagtGGAGAATGGAAAGAGACGCGTAGAGAAAGACGAACTGAGAATCAACTGTTCAGCCTAAACACAATGAAGCACGGGCATTGATGGAAGACATGTGCATAATTTTTATACCGGAAATTGTCCTTCAGCCTTCGGTAGTCGTTTTTTTGTTGTTCAGTCCCTaggtatttttttagtaccacattttcacataaagtgtaccacatttccacatgaagtgtaccataatttgtatgacatagtaccacaattttgtggctagggagtgaacccaaagaagtgttttgattggagatttttcaccaacttctccaTTTTTATACTGACATTGGtttttgaattatataatttttataataatttagaaatttgtagatatatattattttgtgaatCAATTATTGttgttaattatatattattgattaatttagttttttaatcaaaattatataattaaattattaatattattattaatttttttataataacatGATTAAAAAAAGTCTCGTGACATTCATAtgtgtttaacaattatattccaatttaattacataattttgagaaaaataattaaaaatgatcaataaaacataattataattattcaataaaaaatacACGACTAAAAATATCAACATTTTACCTAAAATTAATTAGCTGTAAAAATGATcgtttaaatgtattttaaaagttatatACTGAAATAAATTTTCGAAAGTTAAATACGAGTATTGAATTCTGAATTCCAACTCGAATGTTTTTCAAATCCATTGATTTTAAGTTTTCCGACCATgaacatttaattatttttaacatattcaaggcaattttaaattttgaatatgataCTTATTTTCCAAAAGCAacaacagttttttttttttaggacaAAACTTGTTCAAAAGTGATTGTTTTGTAGTATCCAAgaatagatttgaaattcaaaaaagAGAAAGGGTTGTATTCCCGCTCCATTGATTGTGTTTGGCTCTAATTGCAAGGATGGGACCCAAATAACTGAATGGATCCTGAAAAGGCTCAACCCGTTTTATGCAGACAAACAAATCCCTAAAGTTTAGAGCACGAAAATTGCTTTGTCTATGCATTATATTTGTCTTCAAAATAAAGGCAGATAAATAATATGCACTAGAAGAGGGAAAGGATTTTGTTTTGAAGGTAAAAACTTGAGTgtgacggtctcacagatcgtattttgtgagacatatcttttatttgggtcattcatgaaaaaatatttacttttcatgctaagagtattattttctattgtgaatatcggtagggttgacccgtctcacaaataaagattcgtaagaccgtctcacaaaaaacctactctTGTTTCAATTAAAATCGATGGTTAGAGTTTCATTTCAATCCATCTTAAGATATTAAAATGTGATATTAGCCATTTCAACCGTTTTAGTTAACTAAGATTCTTTTTTAGACaatgaaaaagaaatattttcaaCATAAAATACTAGAGTCTGACAATTCATTAGTTTATTATATCGAACTTGGATGaaagattttgtttttgaattagatatatgatataattagggagagatttttaaaaataatatttgatgtattatttcaaattcatcataattatcattatatttACATAAACTAACAAATAGGTGAATTAGAAATACACTCGAAATAAAttcacatgaaaaaataaatacataactTTAAGTCCTTCGATCCAAGTATAACCTTCTTGTTGTTAAAATCAATATGACCGGGTCGCACCAAATCACACCCAAACATTTCGATTTCGATTTCATATTCCATCAGGATCGAAGTCACCGATTTTGTGTGTGTAATTTTATGCTCATGGTATataaatgtgtatatatatatatagacacacacacacacacacacacacacggtAAAAAGTCATTAATCATGCAGAGttgataaattattaaattagaaTATTTTCGATGTCTTCGATTGAATCCCGACATTTGCATTGGATTCCTTTGTCAGTGCTGGACCACTCGTATATCAAcaagaatataatatatatggcAATTTAAGGTTCAAATTTTGCGAAGCATAATCGGAACATAcaaatttctttgttttttcccTATAAAGTTGGTGAAAAAGTTGGTTTAGAATCATCATTTCTTCGTAGTTAACACACTTGATAATCATGTAGTTGAACTTTCAAATTGGAATTCGATGTTGTTTAATTTCTAGTGAAACAAATTTTAACTTGTACAACAAATTTATgacttataaattttttactcGTGGTTTGAAATTTAGAAAGTTGGATAGAACCAAGTATAGATAAATTATGAGTAATTTTTCAGTACAAAAATTGTGAACATTGTGTTCACTGGTGGAGCTAAGCCCCATTTCTCCCTCAAAATAATAAACGATGCACATAATTCGAGTAAAAAGATGAGTGATACACTGAATTTCTCCTCCGATCCCTTGTTATTACTCAACTTGTCTGATCTCAGATTCAATCAGGCAAGACACGACAAAAAATGGCTAAATCTTATACGGGATTTTGTAAGATCGAATGcttattattttacaaaaacataTATTTGAGAATAATGGTGGATCTCAGATCTTTCAAATCAATAGTTATTTAAACGTAATGTTTTGATAGCTTTCATTGTGGGGAGATAATTATCGCAACTCAAAAGATGGAGAAGGGAACTTTTAAAAGTTTCTAAACCTGTAACTCCTATCATTTCATGGTATAAGAAGTAACCTACTTTGGATTCGtctgtttaaaaatcttatagaaACTCAGGAAAAAGTAAACAATCAAAGTCATACTACAATATCTATCTTTCATTCACATATCTTCTACTGTTCAACTTCAATCGCCTATGTTGAAACGAAAAATTAATGACATAGATagttaaaatcgtaaaaatatgatatttttgaataatattttagttattatacttatatattattatttttatacgaCCAAATAGAATCTTTTGCCTATttcttatttataaaaatactaaaaaaataaaaacaaatcagATCACAGAAAATCATAGATATccaaaaaaatatcatcatattaTAGAATATTGGGGAatggaattattattattattattattattattacatgtttaagGCGGGgcacaaatattttttgtattagTTCAATCTTTTcatcagtttggacttatcaatAAAAATGGAAATGAGATTTAGGAGGTGTATTCATTCCATATTTTTAaagacttttaatgactttgTTTAAATGATGGACTTTTGTGAAGTCGATggattattattgatttttatagaatctcataaaattataaaacaaatttcatataatcttatatactttttttcaagatttttgtagacttttgtaaactttttcataaaattatgtgaattttgtaatttacagttgtgatttaattttttttattaatctcttttaaataattattggacatatATAACatcttcaattttaaattattttttatttatgaatgtaaataaattttaattagttaaaagtcaaatcaatttaatttgtgaaaaacgacaaatgaactatcaaatttattgaaatcaaaatttcaattctttatgtcaattcaacatattaaagaacaatattttcaaaatttcataataaaattttgttaatggaacaataaaaataatgagtagtctttcataaaaaatatcaaattatcaataatgattagattttttttttataaaagactacttattattttgattgttccattaataaaatttaattattaacttATCAAAATATTGTACATCCAAATCTTTAGGTTGAATCAAAgatttttttgacattttattgttGTACCTTATGATATAATTCTTGTAATTAATAGAATTTCATGAAGTCATTAAAAGTTTATTGACATATTGAATAACatatgactttttaaaattttataaaaatttacatataaatatcacTAAACTTTTATAGAATATATAAAAGTCTAGTTTGAATACATCTAGACTTTTAAACTCCATAAAAATCACTAAAAATCTAGAACCAATTCATAGAAAgctaaaagataaaaaaggatgTCATCACGTGAACGATTGATCATCAGTCgatattttattgaaatattcaaaataaaaactcatCAAAGAATCAATGGGCTTAAACAAGGGATCATTAGCAGAAAACTAATGGAGATTTCTATTCTAGATAGATTATATCTGCTGATAGTTAAAGAACTAAATATTTCTAAAGAATTACATAACACACGAAAAATACATgatgaaataatttttcataaaaataaataaataaaagctattaattttagaaattaatGGTAGGAGATTAAAAAGAGCTAGGGAAATATGAGACATGAAGTTGGTGGTAAAAAGATATTTtttccgaaaaaaaaaaaaattcaacaacatatcaaaagtttgttatttatgaGGTTGAACTTTAACTAATAACTAGCGACCAAGACAAAAATTGTCCTTCTATTACCCAACTATCTGTTCTCTTAAAAAATAAGGAATACATAATTgagtaaaattaaaaatactttaatctaaaggcaaaaacttatgtgagacggtctcaccggtcgtattttgttagacgaatatcttatttgagttatccacgaaaaagtattactttttatgctaagattattatttttattttgaatatcggtaaggttaatccgtctcacatataaaaagattcgtgagaccgtcccaCAAAAAACGGTTCAAATCTAAAACGTAAATAACTGGATATTTAAGAGAATATTGAAATAGGGTCTTTTAATATTTTCCTTATCCGGCTGCTTCTTTAGTTTCCTTTTTTAATCTGATTTAATCATATGAAAAGTCTGCGGAACACACATACACGCTTGCAAAGACCGCAGCAAAATCAAAGTGTCTGTTGATTTTTGTGATTGGAACTGATATATTCACTGAATCAAGAAATGCCCAGATTGTGTTGATGTTAACCTGCCCCGCCTCATTGatctttttattaatttttcgtGAATTgtcattataatttttttgtgaagATTGAATTATCATCAGTTTCAATTTGATTTTAGTATCTGTTAGAGGAGCGATTAAATTGATCACTGTGAACAGAATGGAAAGCGTGGGTAGCAAGTTCAAGAagatttgtgtattttgtggaagTCAGCCTGGCCACAGGAAAGTCTTCAGTGATGCTGCTACTGACTTGGGAAATGAACTGGTTGGTATCCTTTACCTTTAATGGGAAAAAAGATTCTATCTTTTTGTTGAATCTTTATATTTCTTGGCTGCAATTGACTTGTTAATTTTCCTTGGTTCTGAGTCAAGGTATTGACTTTTGGGATGATTTTTTCCTTTACGAAAAATGGGATTCTACTTTTGTTGATTACAGCTTTTCAACGACCCTGTAGGTGTTTTCAAGAATTATATTTGTCTATGCAAGTGTTTTTTCCTTCACTGTGGCATTGGGATTCTCATGTTTAGTGTTCAACCTTGAAATACATTAAATCATCTTCATGCTgttccatttatttatttcttgttATGTGAAAGATTTTGTGTACTCTGTGAATGGTGGGTGGTTGCAGGTAAATAGGAAGATAGATTTGGTGTACGGTGGCGGAAGCGTCGGGTTGATGGGGTTAATTTCTCAGAGAGTCTTTGATGGCGGTTGCCATGTTCTTGGGTGAGctatgtaaaaataaataataaaaaaaaaaatgaaatgcgATTGATATTCTATGCTGTAAGATATCCTTGACCCGGTTTTTTGATATGCAGAGTAATTCCCAAAGCTCTAGTTCCCTTTGAGGTACACTTGCATTAGAATTTACAGCTTCTTCTTAGTGGACTTCatgctaaaatgtttatttcgttTGTTAGTTTTTCATTGAGCAATCAAGATTGCTAGGACTTGGCTATGTTGCGAATCGAATAGAACTTGCACCATTGTCTATTTAACTTATGGTTTGATATTCCGAATCCTCATAGGGGACCTTATATATTTGTAGTTTTtatccatttatttattttcctgACGAGGTACTTTATTTGACTGACATTGACAGATATCAGGCGAAGCTGTTGGAGATGTGAGAATCGTTTCAGATATGCATGAGCGTAAAGCTGAAATGGCTAAAGAGGCTGAAGCTTTCATTTCCCTTCCTGGtaaatgaacatgaaaagaatgcataaatatttgttttcccaataaatatgttttttctTAAAAGCATTCTGAATTTTCTAGGAGGATATGGAACTATGGAAGAGACTATGGAAATGATAACTTGGGCACAACTCGGAATTCATAAAAAACCGGTGATGCATCcatctttattcaaagataacggatggattttttttattacttctTGATATGTGTTGCTTTTTTGGACAGGTTGGTTTGCTAAATGTTGATGGTTACTATGATTTGTTGCTCAATTTGTTCGACAAAGGTGTTGAAGAAGGCTTCATCAAACCAAGTGCTCGGCAAATAGTCATTTCTGCTCCTACCGCCAACCAGCTTTTGACTAAGATGGAGGTACTCGAATATGGGTTTTCTTTAACACTCAAGTTATTTGCATCACTGATGTTTTTGTTAGAATTAATTGTCGAGCTTTGGAATTTTGCAGCAATTTGCTCCTTACAACGACAACGTCGCCCCGCGTGAAAGCTGGCAAATGGAGCAACTGGGTAGTTACACACCTGTAAgaaaatcaaaatgaaaatcTTGTTTGACGTAGGCATTATATTCTCCCAGATATATGATGTCTTTAATAACGTGTGTGCCACTGTGGCCGCGATTCATGATTTATTACACGTCAAACCCTTTCATGTATTGCACGAAAAGATAGTGTGTGATATTGTCTTGAGATTTGTTAGTTGGTGATATATTTATTCGACATAGTAAGTTGAGAACACAAGCCTGAATTGATAGGATTTCGATATCGGTAATACATTCTCACAGGGTGATCAAATCGTGCCCACTCGGATCGAAGTTTGTTCTATTTACTTGTCCTTCGAAAATGCACCTAGTGTTTGAAAAAGGCTATACATTTACATGGCCAGTTACGAGGGCATGAAACTTTCAAAGGAGAACAACATTTCCAAACTTCCAACATTTTCCATCTACCCTCTGCAAGTGTATTCATGATTCACACAGACAAGTATGCAGTTGTAGCTGAACTGAGTCGATTCGTATCATTACGTGTTATAAGCATGCTTATATTTGTCAAACAAACATATTGTATGACGGTATACATTATTCCAGACCTCATGATTTTACTAGCTGTTCCTATGATGGTTCCCAGACAATATCGCTGAAACTATTCCATCCTCTGCGAAGGACAAATATGCCAATTATAGTTAACAGGATTAATGGACTTGATCCACAGTTGGATTATCGGAACACACCATGTAAGAAACTGTACATTGTCAAAGAATCGATCAAGCAATAGCTATATAGAACCAAAGTATTCACATTTGGAAGATCCTGAAGTCATCCCATGATGTTAGCATATCTTTTCTTGCGTATGATCAAGATTTTGTTTTCGAGGGAGGCGATAGTAAATGATGCAGTGTGCTGGCTTGTATAACAGCACTCGGATTTGTGTCCCGCGTACGTATGCCAAAATTATGTTCCACACCACTACGTGCCATAGATCGCCGTGGCCTTGGAAAGAATCGTATCAGTCTTATCGATGTTACCAGTAGGATTACACCGATTATGATGAATAACCTGCATTTGTAAATAACCAGATAAAGCAAAAAAATTCTTATCCGGTGATGCTACTGTGTAGGcatattatacaaaaaaatttggAGATTAATGAAAAATTGAGTTAAGATTAATGAATATGTTGGGAGATATGAAAATGAACATAAATACATTTTGAGTAAACAAAATGATATGGTAATGGTTGCAAAAATATTAAACAGATGAAGATGGTAAGGAAAGAAAAATGTAGATCGGTACCATCCGATAAGAAGCAAGAAACGAGCTACTGGTGCTGAAGGCAATTGTTCCCCTAAAACAAGAATACCAGCGAGTACGCCGGTCACAATCGAAGCAACCGCTGCACAAGTAGACACCACAATCGCCCTTCCATGCTTTAAACCACGGGTCTGTTCGAAACATATACATGACATTATGATCTTGAAAACACGGGGACCAAAAAAATGAATTCGTCTTAACATAAACCTACACTTAACACTCGATCAAAGCAACTTTTACCTTACCTGGACAACAAATCCAGACGCGCTGCAGCAAATGCTGATTGAAATGCAGGTGGGAAGCATCAACTTGGAAAATTCCTGCTCCACAAACACAAATCCCATCTTTGATACAACTGATGCGAtcctgaaaataatttttatgagaGGGAAAGTAACAAGAATACAAGTACACTTTTTCAACACTCAGGAAGTAATATATACCCAAATAAAATGCCGGATTCCAAGCCATATATTATTTCCTCGATGACTTCATATTGCATCTGTGTAGCAAAATGTGAGAGCGCATAAATCAAGTTCGTGAGACACACTTGTGTTTGTCACGATGATATTGTAGCATTACCAGCAGAAATATTCAAAACATACCAATTCTTGTTCTCTTCTTTGGCGTCTGTACACACGAAGCCACCCATTAAGAAGTACCTAATATTTAGCAAAACATTAAAAGTTCGAGGACGTTAAACCAGAATAACTTTATTACAGTTTCATACCATTTTTCTCCTTTGAGGATCAAAGAAACATAACAAAGCAAGAATATCATAATACCATCAATAAATTATATCAAACAGTGTTATAAAAAGCGGTAAGCTGACGGCCACCCACCGCCTAGTGCCTAGGTATCAAGGCGGCACCTAggtgttttttctttttacctaaaaatatctaatttttcttattcatatccatatttctCCAATAATTTCTCTATATCGTATTTAAACTCAAAAGTAATGGCATATCTTTCTCTTTATCCGATACAAATTGATAGAAAAATATGTCAAacaatctttttaaattttttttaaaaaatttatatattacgTTACACGGTCGCCGAGACGGAGCTAAAAATCGGGGCAGTGAGTGACCGCCCAGCGCCTAGGCGGTCCTGAGCAGCGTCTTTTAAAACACTGATATTAAATTGGCACTTACATGTTCATATCATAAAGTTCTTACATTACACAACTATAGTTTGAAAAGAAGAACAAATTGCATGGCACTGTTAAATTGCACTATTTTTGTACGGGCTTATAACATCATCAATGCTATTGCTAAAAAGATTGATCACAAAGAGCAAAGTGAAAAAACGAGAAAACGAAGAAAAATCCATGGCTCAGCCACAAGGATGCTTTAACACATATACCCAAAGAGGGAAAAGTCTTGTTATTCCCCCATAATTTTTAATGCAACCACCTCATTTATGAATAGGTTAGTATATTTGGATAGTGAATCTACAGGAAATCGCTCTAACTGAATCACAATAAAATCACAGCACAATAATCAtcataatctttttaaaatatcaagtaTTCAACtgtaattaaaaatatcatataaagtAAGGTGCTTACAAACAAGATTGCAACCACAAATGCAAGCCATGGTAAGTGAAAAACTGAGATGGAAGATGCCTTTTGCTCCTCTCCTCCTACACCGATTCCTGTACCATAAGATGAACTAAAATAAGACCAGAGAAAGACTGAGTAGATGCGTATTTTTGGAATTTCACTCGTAGTCATGGGGCATACACAATGGGGGCAAAAGAAGGTGCGGCTCTCGTCCAGGCCGCAACCACCACCCCTCaagtgaaaaaaattaaataaaattttaagattacATTTTTTTCCTCCTAAAACTCCATTATTGTGTTTGTCCCCCCTCATGGAACTCTTGAGTCTGACACTGTGTGTAATGGTCCAGAAATATGGAACTCGCATTTCAAAT
The DNA window shown above is from Primulina huaijiensis isolate GDHJ02 chromosome 12, ASM1229523v2, whole genome shotgun sequence and carries:
- the LOC140990709 gene encoding probable magnesium transporter NIPA9, translated to MWESVFLTVVATAGNNIGKVLQKKGTLILPPLSFKLKVIRTYASNKSWVVGFLMDILGAFLMLLALSQAPVSVIQPVSGCGLAILSVFSHFYLKEMMNTIDWIGITLAGIGTIGIGVGGEEQKASSISVFHLPWLAFVVAILFVLLNGWLRVYRRQRREQELMQYEVIEEIIYGLESGILFGIASVVSKMGFVFVEQEFSKLMLPTCISISICCSASGFVVQTRGLKHGRAIVVSTCAAVASIVTGVLAGILVLGEQLPSAPVARFLLLIGWLFIIIGVILLVTSIRLIRFFPRPRRSMARSGVEHNFGIRTRDTNPSAVIQASTLHHLLSPPSKTKS
- the LOC140990137 gene encoding protein IQ-DOMAIN 6-like; translation: MGASGKWVKALIGLKKPAKDDYYEKLGEKSSKWRLWRKSSLGDFGASSWKSFRRNGRFVGGSECSFDSMSLKNNNDAFTAAVAALIVFYWTLQDGWCGSRGTLEEIKAKIHMRQEGAFKRERAIAYSLAQKQQKSSQSIDSRVKNNQLDKKSWGWSWLERWMAAKPWETRLMEQSNKHASCKTPLSKTSIESTKRNIHPRSAEPTLVKVRKNNISTRISAKPPPILGEAANHSSSSPSSDFRHEESSTSSSIITTPISRNNVTSDITEDSNNNYNKRSYMNLTEATKAKQKINRVKKKSMEEFQFLQKSMACRKPSDGRSRV
- the LOC140990710 gene encoding cytokinin riboside 5'-monophosphate phosphoribohydrolase LOG8-like, producing MESVGSKFKKICVFCGSQPGHRKVFSDAATDLGNELVNRKIDLVYGGGSVGLMGLISQRVFDGGCHVLGVIPKALVPFEISGEAVGDVRIVSDMHERKAEMAKEAEAFISLPGGYGTMEETMEMITWAQLGIHKKPVGLLNVDGYYDLLLNLFDKGVEEGFIKPSARQIVISAPTANQLLTKMEQFAPYNDNVAPRESWQMEQLGSYTPVRKSK